One stretch of Falco naumanni isolate bFalNau1 chromosome 7, bFalNau1.pat, whole genome shotgun sequence DNA includes these proteins:
- the GREM1 gene encoding gremlin-1 produces the protein MVRTLYAIGAVCLLMGFLLPTAEGRKRNRGSQGAIPPPDKDQPNDSEQMQTQQQSGSRHRERGKGTSMPAEEVLESSQEALHITERKYLKRDWCKTQPLKQTIHEEGCNSRTIINRFCYGQCNSFYIPRHVRKEEGSFQSCSFCKPKKFTTMTVTLNCPELQPPRKKKRITRVKECRCISIDLD, from the coding sequence ATGGTCCGCACACTGTATGCCATTGGTGCTGTGTGTCTGCTGATGGGATTTCTGCTACCaacagcagaagggagaaagaggaatCGTGGATCTCAAGGTGCTATCCCTCCTCCTGACAAAGATCAGCCCAATGATTCAGagcaaatgcaaacacagcagcagtcaGGCTCTAGGCATCGAGAACGGGGAAAAGGCACTTCAATGCCTGCTGAGGAGGTGCTGGAGTCTAGTCAGGAGGCATTGCACATCACTGAGCGCAAATACCTAAAGCGGGATTGGTGTAAAACTCAACCGCTCAAACAAACTATCCACGAAGAAGGCTGCAACAGTCGTACCATTATCAACAGGTTCTGCTACGGCCAGTGCAATTCCTTCTACATCCCCAGGCATGTCCGTAAAGAAGAAGGCTCCTTCCAGTCTTGTTCCTTCTGCAAGCCCAAGAAGTTCACCACCATGACTGTTACACTCAATTGCCCTGAGCTTCAGCCcccaagaaagaagaaaaggatcACCCGGGTTAAGGAATGCCGGTGTATATCTATTGACTTGGACTAA